From Desulfobacteraceae bacterium, the proteins below share one genomic window:
- a CDS encoding HD domain-containing protein, whose translation MIRINDVLDRVADYSPDTDLDIIDRAYIFSARVHEGQMRLSGEPYLSHPLEVAGILAEMKLDPVSIAAGLLHDVVEDTHATLEEIESMFGPEVHHIVSGVTKISALPLASSQARQAENIRKMILAMADDIRVILIKLADRLHNMRTLKYHHSEKKQTKIAQETMDIYAPLAGRLGIYWIKKELEDIAFMYLQ comes from the coding sequence ATGATTCGGATCAATGATGTACTTGACAGGGTAGCCGATTACAGTCCGGATACGGATCTGGACATCATTGACCGGGCCTACATCTTCTCAGCCAGGGTGCACGAAGGCCAGATGCGCCTGTCCGGCGAGCCCTACCTCTCCCACCCCCTGGAGGTCGCCGGCATCCTGGCCGAGATGAAGCTCGACCCCGTCAGCATCGCCGCCGGCCTCTTGCACGACGTGGTCGAGGACACCCACGCGACCCTGGAAGAGATCGAGTCGATGTTCGGGCCCGAGGTGCACCATATCGTCTCGGGGGTCACCAAAATCAGCGCTCTGCCGCTGGCCAGCTCCCAGGCGCGCCAGGCCGAGAACATCCGCAAGATGATCCTCGCCATGGCCGACGATATCCGGGTGATTCTGATCAAGCTGGCCGACCGCCTGCACAACATGCGCACCCTGAAGTACCACCACTCCGAGAAGAAACAGACCAAAATCGCCCAGGAGACCATGGACATCTACGCGCCCCTGGCCGGCCGGCTCGGGATCTACTGGATCAAGAAGGAGCTGGAGGACATCGCCTTCATGTACCTTCAA